One window of the Staphylococcus equorum genome contains the following:
- the tsaB gene encoding tRNA (adenosine(37)-N6)-threonylcarbamoyltransferase complex dimerization subunit type 1 TsaB, with protein MNYLLIDTSNQPLSVALMQDDKVLSELNSNEKVNHSVQLMPAIEQVIAESKVLKENIDVIVVAQGPGSYTGLRIGVTVAKTLAYALNAELYGVSSLKALAATIKEDTRLIVPVFDARREAVYTGVYQYEENQLVQVEQDQYLPIEELLDLLHKTGQSYVFVGTDTENLEELLDSTCVANVPLAKNMKPLIETAENIHQFTPNYIKISEAERNWLNQQNKS; from the coding sequence GTGAACTATCTGTTGATTGATACGTCAAATCAGCCATTGTCAGTTGCTTTAATGCAAGACGATAAGGTGTTAAGTGAATTGAATTCAAATGAAAAAGTAAATCATTCAGTACAGTTAATGCCAGCAATCGAACAAGTTATTGCTGAAAGTAAAGTATTGAAAGAAAATATCGATGTCATTGTAGTTGCACAGGGACCAGGTTCATATACTGGTTTAAGAATAGGTGTAACAGTTGCAAAAACTTTAGCATACGCTTTAAATGCTGAGTTGTATGGTGTGTCATCACTCAAGGCACTTGCCGCAACGATTAAAGAAGACACGAGATTAATTGTACCTGTGTTTGATGCAAGAAGAGAAGCGGTTTATACAGGTGTATACCAATATGAAGAGAATCAATTAGTTCAAGTTGAACAAGACCAGTATCTACCTATTGAAGAATTATTGGATTTATTGCACAAGACTGGACAATCCTATGTGTTTGTAGGGACAGATACTGAGAATTTAGAAGAATTATTAGATAGTACCTGTGTTGCGAATGTGCCACTAGCTAAAAACATGAAACCACTTATTGAAACAGCAGAAAATATACATCAATTCACACCAAACTATATTAAAATATCAGAGGCTGAGAGAAATTGGTTAAACCAACAGAACAAGAGTTAA
- the rimI gene encoding ribosomal protein S18-alanine N-acetyltransferase: protein MVKPTEQELNIRLMNTKDVPQVFDIERNSFNDSSWSIDAFYHEVEQNEFANYFIIEFNEKIIGYIGLWIVIDQAQITTVAIDNEYRGYGLGQLLLKYVMNFVREKCEMMSLEVRVDNDIAQHVYTNLGFKYGGKRKNYYGEGEDALVMWVNFNE, encoded by the coding sequence TTGGTTAAACCAACAGAACAAGAGTTAAATATACGTTTAATGAACACAAAAGATGTGCCACAGGTATTTGATATAGAAAGAAATAGTTTTAATGACAGTAGTTGGTCGATTGATGCATTTTATCACGAGGTAGAGCAAAATGAATTTGCAAATTATTTTATTATTGAATTTAATGAGAAGATAATTGGTTATATTGGCTTATGGATAGTAATTGATCAAGCACAAATTACAACCGTCGCTATTGATAATGAATATAGGGGTTACGGTTTAGGCCAACTTTTATTAAAATATGTAATGAATTTTGTCCGAGAAAAATGTGAAATGATGAGTTTAGAAGTGCGTGTAGATAATGATATAGCACAACACGTTTATACAAATTTAGGTTTTAAATATGGTGGTAAGCGAAAAAATTATTATGGTGAAGGCGAGGATGCATTAGTTATGTGGGTGAATTTTAATGAGTGA
- the tsaE gene encoding tRNA (adenosine(37)-N6)-threonylcarbamoyltransferase complex ATPase subunit type 1 TsaE, which translates to MIKIKDLDGMAVFATTLAKYLSAGDLVLLNGDLGAGKTTLSQFIGKALGVKRNINSPTFNIIKSYQGSNLRLHHMDCYRLEDSEEDLGFNEYFEDEAVILIEWSQFISEFLPPSSLSINITTLNESERNIELEAQGVHYAKIKEEVERELSVD; encoded by the coding sequence ATGATTAAGATAAAGGATTTAGATGGAATGGCGGTTTTTGCTACAACGTTAGCGAAGTATTTATCAGCTGGCGACCTTGTATTGCTTAATGGTGATCTAGGTGCTGGGAAAACAACATTAAGTCAATTTATTGGAAAAGCGTTAGGTGTAAAAAGAAATATTAATTCACCAACCTTCAATATTATAAAATCATATCAAGGATCAAATTTGAGATTACATCATATGGATTGTTATAGATTAGAAGACTCTGAAGAGGATTTAGGCTTTAATGAATATTTTGAAGATGAAGCAGTTATTTTAATTGAATGGAGTCAATTTATTTCTGAGTTTTTACCACCGTCTTCTTTATCTATTAATATAACGACATTAAATGAATCGGAAAGAAATATAGAATTAGAAGCACAAGGTGTACATTATGCAAAAATAAAGGAGGAGGTTGAACGTGAACTATCTGTTGATTGA
- the tsaD gene encoding tRNA (adenosine(37)-N6)-threonylcarbamoyltransferase complex transferase subunit TsaD, protein MSEATLVLAIESSCDETSVSIIKNGTEILSNIVLSQIESHKRFGGVVPEVASRHHVEGITTTIDESLVKANVTMHDIDAVAVTQGPGLIGALLVGINAAKALAFAYDKPLIPVHHIAGHIYANHLETPLQFPLMALIVSGGHTELVYMKDHLSFEVIGETRDDAVGEAYDKVARTIGLSYPGGPQVDRLAAEGKDNYQFPRVWLEKDSYDFSFSGLKSAVINKLHNLKQKDEEINKADVATSFQNSVVEVLVGKAISACEHYDVKQLIVAGGVASNKGLRANLAEACEAHNITLCIPSPSLCTDNAAMIGSAGHYLYQAGVTADMTLNGFNSMDIEQFSVKY, encoded by the coding sequence ATGAGTGAAGCAACATTAGTATTAGCAATTGAATCGAGTTGTGATGAAACAAGTGTAAGTATTATTAAAAATGGTACAGAAATACTCAGTAATATCGTATTGAGTCAAATTGAGAGTCATAAACGTTTTGGTGGCGTAGTACCAGAAGTAGCAAGTAGACATCATGTTGAAGGAATAACAACAACGATTGATGAATCGTTAGTTAAAGCAAATGTAACAATGCATGATATAGATGCAGTTGCTGTAACTCAAGGACCAGGATTGATTGGTGCATTATTAGTGGGCATTAATGCGGCAAAAGCCTTAGCATTTGCTTACGATAAACCTTTGATACCTGTTCATCATATTGCTGGTCATATATATGCGAACCATTTAGAAACACCCTTACAGTTTCCTTTAATGGCATTAATAGTCTCAGGTGGACATACAGAATTAGTATATATGAAAGACCACTTGAGTTTTGAAGTTATAGGAGAGACAAGAGATGACGCTGTCGGTGAGGCTTATGATAAAGTAGCGAGAACAATTGGATTAAGTTATCCGGGCGGCCCACAAGTAGATCGTCTAGCAGCAGAAGGAAAAGATAATTATCAATTTCCTAGAGTATGGCTTGAAAAAGATAGCTATGACTTTAGCTTTAGTGGTTTGAAAAGTGCAGTAATTAATAAATTGCATAATTTAAAACAAAAAGATGAAGAAATTAACAAAGCAGACGTAGCAACAAGTTTTCAAAATAGCGTTGTAGAAGTTTTAGTCGGCAAAGCTATTTCAGCTTGTGAGCATTATGATGTTAAACAACTGATTGTTGCAGGTGGCGTGGCAAGTAATAAAGGTTTGCGAGCAAATTTAGCAGAAGCTTGTGAAGCCCATAACATTACACTTTGTATACCGAGCCCTAGTCTTTGCACAGATAATGCTGCCATGATTGGTTCAGCTGGACATTATTTATATCAGGCTGGCGTAACTGCTGATATGACATTAAATGGCTTTAATAGTATGGATATTGAACAATTTTCAGTTAAATATTAG
- a CDS encoding ABC-F family ATP-binding cassette domain-containing protein, whose translation MILLQLNDLTKSFDGEDIFNNVDFEVKTGERIGIVGRNGAGKSTLMKIIAGVETYDSGQVSKSKNLKLGYLTQQMTLNTNQTVFDEMSKPFESMKKLELEMKFETDWLAQHADEYDTESYKTHIDRYESLSNQFEQQEGYQYESKIKTVLHGLNFSEADFNRPINDFSGGQKTRLSLAQMLLSEPDLLLLDEPTNHLDMETTQWLESYLNYFKGAIVIISHDRYFLDKIVNQIYDVALGDVQHYVGNYGQFIEQRDKYYEKRMQEYESQQAEIKKLETFVEKNIARASTTGMAKSRRKMLEKMERVNKPMIDAKSANIQFDFDRNTGNDVFHIKNLEIGYEEAITKGINIEATKGDHIAIIGPNGIGKSTLIKTVAGLQQKISGEITTGANLKVGYYDQKQAEFKSNKTILDYLWDQYPTMNEKDIRAVLGRFLFVQDDVKKIINDLSGGEKARLQLALLMLERNNVLILDEPTNHLDIDSKEMLEQALSDFKGTILFVSHDRYFINELANKVYDLDTTGGTMYLGDYQYYIEKLEEKAAIQAKKELDNPTKTEVSASQNHNYVDQKQQKREQRQVERKIEQCETNIEIYEQEINNINEQLTQPDVYSNPEKANDLAIEKEIAEQKLEQVMDEWAELQELLI comes from the coding sequence ATGATATTATTACAACTCAATGACTTAACTAAATCATTCGACGGAGAAGATATTTTTAATAATGTAGATTTTGAAGTTAAAACTGGTGAACGTATTGGTATCGTTGGACGTAATGGTGCCGGAAAATCTACTTTAATGAAAATCATTGCTGGCGTCGAGACATATGATAGCGGTCAAGTTTCAAAAAGCAAAAATCTCAAGCTTGGTTATCTAACACAACAAATGACTTTAAATACGAATCAAACTGTTTTTGATGAAATGTCGAAACCATTTGAAAGTATGAAAAAATTAGAATTAGAAATGAAATTTGAGACGGACTGGTTAGCGCAACATGCTGATGAATATGATACTGAGTCATATAAGACACACATCGATCGCTATGAGTCTTTATCTAATCAATTTGAACAACAAGAAGGTTATCAATATGAAAGTAAGATTAAAACTGTACTACACGGTTTGAATTTTAGTGAAGCGGATTTTAATCGTCCTATTAATGATTTTAGTGGCGGTCAAAAGACTAGGTTATCTTTAGCCCAAATGTTACTTAGCGAACCTGATTTACTATTACTTGATGAACCTACAAACCATTTAGATATGGAAACAACGCAATGGTTGGAAAGTTATCTTAATTATTTCAAAGGCGCTATCGTCATTATCAGTCACGATAGATATTTCTTAGATAAAATTGTCAATCAAATTTATGACGTTGCGCTCGGCGATGTACAACATTACGTAGGTAACTATGGACAATTTATAGAGCAAAGAGATAAATATTATGAAAAACGTATGCAAGAATATGAAAGTCAACAAGCTGAAATTAAAAAACTTGAAACATTTGTAGAGAAAAACATCGCTCGTGCTTCAACTACGGGCATGGCAAAAAGCCGAAGGAAAATGTTGGAAAAAATGGAAAGAGTTAACAAACCTATGATTGATGCTAAAAGCGCCAATATCCAATTCGATTTTGATAGAAATACTGGAAACGATGTATTTCATATTAAAAATCTAGAAATTGGATATGAGGAAGCCATAACAAAAGGCATTAATATCGAAGCCACGAAGGGAGACCATATTGCAATCATTGGTCCTAATGGTATTGGGAAGTCTACTTTAATCAAAACAGTCGCCGGTCTCCAACAAAAGATTAGTGGAGAAATTACTACAGGTGCAAATTTAAAAGTTGGTTATTACGATCAAAAACAAGCTGAATTTAAATCAAACAAAACAATCCTTGATTATTTATGGGACCAATATCCAACAATGAATGAAAAAGATATTCGAGCTGTCTTAGGTCGTTTCTTATTTGTACAAGATGATGTCAAAAAAATCATCAATGACTTGTCTGGTGGAGAAAAAGCGCGTCTTCAACTTGCTCTACTGATGCTAGAGCGTAACAATGTACTTATTTTAGATGAACCAACTAACCATCTAGACATAGACTCTAAAGAGATGCTTGAACAAGCATTGTCAGATTTTAAAGGCACAATTTTATTTGTGTCACATGATCGCTATTTTATAAACGAACTTGCAAATAAAGTTTATGATTTGGACACTACTGGTGGAACAATGTATTTAGGTGATTATCAGTATTACATTGAAAAATTAGAAGAAAAAGCAGCGATTCAAGCGAAAAAAGAATTGGATAACCCTACAAAAACAGAAGTAAGTGCATCACAAAATCATAATTACGTTGACCAAAAACAACAAAAACGAGAGCAACGACAAGTTGAACGTAAAATAGAACAATGTGAAACAAATATTGAAATATATGAACAAGAAATAAATAATATAAACGAACAACTCACACAGCCTGATGTGTATTCTAATCCAGAAAAGGCAAATGATTTAGCAATTGAAAAAGAAATAGCCGAACAAAAATTAGAACAAGTTATGGATGAATGGGCAGAATTACAAGAATTGTTAATATAA
- a CDS encoding VOC family protein: MKSVQYFNFQNSLAALNFYEKHLGATDIQRVGGDHEMFADMPEEYDIDKNFTMNASFKILGETFYCSDTMKNKKIDNSGAIVAFTFDYSNEADKQQAKAFFNKAIEGGCEATMPLDKTEWSELYGMFNDPFGVTWMINAE, from the coding sequence ATGAAATCAGTTCAATATTTTAACTTTCAAAATAGTTTAGCAGCGTTGAATTTTTATGAGAAACACCTAGGGGCCACTGACATACAGCGTGTTGGCGGTGATCATGAAATGTTTGCAGATATGCCAGAGGAATATGATATTGATAAGAATTTTACTATGAATGCATCATTTAAAATTTTAGGTGAAACATTCTATTGTAGTGATACAATGAAAAATAAAAAAATTGATAATAGTGGTGCGATTGTGGCTTTCACTTTTGATTATTCAAATGAAGCGGACAAACAGCAAGCAAAAGCTTTTTTTAATAAAGCAATAGAAGGTGGATGTGAAGCTACGATGCCATTAGATAAGACAGAGTGGTCTGAACTATATGGTATGTTTAATGATCCATTTGGTGTGACTTGGATGATCAATGCAGAATAA